In Uranotaenia lowii strain MFRU-FL chromosome 2, ASM2978415v1, whole genome shotgun sequence, one genomic interval encodes:
- the LOC129743470 gene encoding uncharacterized protein LOC129743470, with amino-acid sequence MATPPRGPKKSAKKKDSFTKTLDGHVEGSKFLIIKRASESSTFDNVSPFLINKFILANVGEVESVKKINGGSLLVQAKNIRQANKLLNLTVMQDMEIIVEEHRSLNKIKGVITCGDLKNASEEEILAELKSQGVCEVKIIKRKVDGKLTDTNSFILTFNSTTLPETIRASFYRLNVRQYIAKPMRCTKCQLFGHYKKICRNPEVCSQCCLPGHTSDKCEGQVVCRNCQSNSHPSWSSTCDIYKQEQAIQKMMVMMKLSYRAARRKYAEEHPSSITYRDVVAQGQMKALSRPPTTERPMIIDSTPDPNSPIIPPPFPSPPHSNTPENLQSSSSISLFSDTNTSPIKRALETNSDSDSDNPKKIVKPLEISTTHLSDSPTNH; translated from the coding sequence atggcgaccccGCCGAGGGGACCTAAAAAATCGGCAAAGAAAAAAGATTCCTTTACCAAAACGCTCGACGGCCACGTGGAAGGGTCAAAATTCCTGATCATTAAACGCGCATCCGAATCGTCTACTTTCGACAATGTCAGTCCATTCCTCatcaataaattcattttggcCAACGTGGGAGAGGTAGAGTCCGTCAAGAAGATCAATGGTGGATCTCTACTAGTCCAGGCGAAAAATATACGACAGGCGAATAAGTTGCTGAATTTGACGGTTATGCAAGACATGGAAATCATCGTTGAGGAGCATCGCagcttgaataaaattaaaggtGTTATAACGTGCGGAGATTTAAAAAATGCCtcagaagaagaaattttggcTGAACTTAAATCTCAAGGTGTTTGTGAAGTGAAGATCATCAAGAGAAAAGTCGACGGAAAGTTAACAGATACCAACAGTTTTATCCTAACCTTCAATTCAACCACGTTACCCGAAACCATACGCGCTTCGTTTTATCGGTTAAATGTTCGACAATACATAGCCAAGCCAATGCGTTGTACGAAGTGCCAGCTCTTCggacattacaaaaaaatttgcaGAAATCCGGAAGTATGTAGCCAGTGTTGCCTTCCCGGGCACACTTCTGATAAATGTGAGGGACAGGTAGTTTGTAGAAATTGTCAATCGAACAGTCATCCATCATGGTCATCAACATGCGACATCTACAAACAGGAACAGGCAATCCAGAAAATGATGgtaatgatgaaattatcatataGAGCAGCACGTCGTAAGTATGCAGAAGAACACCCATCGTCTATAACTTATCGAGATGTTGTAGCACAAGGTCAAATGAAAGCTCTCTCCCGGCCACCAACTACTGAACGTCCAATGATAATAGACTCTACCCCAGACCCTAACTCTCCCATTATCCCACCTCCTTTTCCCAGTCCACCCCATTCTAATACTCCCGAAAACTTGCAATCAAGCTCATCCATATCATTGTTTAGTGACACTAATACATCACCAATTAAGCGAGCTTTAGAAACGAATAGTGATAGTGATAGCGATAAcccgaaaaaaattgtaaaacctTTAGAAATTTCCACTACTCATCTTTCAGACTCTCCAACAAATCATTAA